A region of Candidatus Polarisedimenticolia bacterium DNA encodes the following proteins:
- a CDS encoding protein kinase, producing MIGRTLNHYKVIEKLGSGGMGEVYLAEDTRLNRRVALKILPSAMAADPELRGRFEREAQAVAALNHPNIVTIHSVEEAEGLHYITMELIQGRTLSEMIPAEGLPLAKFFDLAIPIADAVSAAHKRGITHRDLKPDNIMVSDDGRIKILDFGLVKLREQPAGEPMATNLPTAELTAEGKILGTVAYMSPEQAEGTPVDHRTDIFSLGVVFYRMVTGRRPFEGGSRLSILSSILRDAPVSVTDLNPALPRHLGRIVKRCLAKDPDERYQTAQDLKNEMVELRKEVQSGTSEPALPAATAAPAVRPKASRGLLFALGAGLVGAALLGYFLLRPGNPAGESPAPPVLHGTFTQLTDQPGEEVFPSLSPDGRMVAYASRPVGNWDVFVQSISGRNAINLTKDSAADDSQPAFSPDGQKIAFRSDREGGGIFVMGVLGDSVVRLTDEGYRPAWSPDGSEIAYELERWVDPHGRSTIDPLWAVNVETRQKRKLSDGDAVQPAWSPHGSRIAYWAVVGASGQRDLYTIPAVGGQPVRVTEDEALDWSPVWSADGRFLYFISDRDGNMNVWRVPIDESTGKIRGAFQPVTQAATGTARDLRVSADGNRLVYGSAVVQQNIQRYSMDSRTEKVTGDPVWITRGSENVASPEPSPDGEWVAFHLVGKQEDIVISRADGSARRQLTHDAARDRMPRWSPDGKRIAFYSDRSGSYEIWTVNPDGSGLSQITQAKTITLMFPIWSPDGQRIAFRSGSEGVGIFDPNRRWTEQKVEPLPPHGMGKGTFVASTWSPDGSKLAGVIYRGTDYNTGVVVYDLTSRKYSRLTDSGSFPTWLNDSRRLIMTDGEDRVFLLDSQTKSIKPILSVAPDRVGPFSLRLSRDNRGLFLVRVDRQSDLVMLTLR from the coding sequence TTGATCGGTAGGACCCTCAACCACTACAAAGTCATCGAGAAGCTGGGAAGCGGCGGGATGGGCGAGGTGTATCTCGCTGAGGACACGCGCCTGAACCGGCGCGTCGCGCTGAAGATCCTGCCGTCCGCCATGGCCGCCGACCCCGAGCTCCGCGGCCGCTTCGAGCGCGAGGCCCAGGCGGTCGCCGCCCTGAACCACCCCAACATCGTCACCATCCATTCGGTCGAGGAAGCCGAAGGCCTCCACTACATCACGATGGAGCTGATCCAGGGACGGACCCTCAGCGAGATGATCCCCGCGGAGGGGCTGCCGCTGGCAAAGTTCTTCGACCTCGCGATCCCGATCGCCGACGCCGTCAGCGCGGCGCACAAGCGCGGCATCACGCATCGCGATCTCAAGCCCGACAACATCATGGTCAGCGACGACGGACGCATCAAGATCCTCGACTTTGGGCTGGTGAAGCTGCGCGAGCAACCCGCGGGGGAGCCGATGGCGACGAACCTTCCGACCGCCGAGCTCACCGCCGAAGGGAAAATCCTGGGGACCGTCGCCTACATGTCGCCCGAGCAGGCCGAAGGCACGCCGGTCGATCACCGCACCGACATCTTCTCCCTCGGCGTCGTGTTCTACCGGATGGTGACCGGCCGGAGACCTTTCGAGGGCGGCAGCCGGCTATCGATCCTCTCGTCGATCCTGCGCGACGCTCCGGTCTCCGTCACCGACTTGAACCCGGCGCTGCCACGCCACCTCGGGCGCATCGTCAAGCGCTGCCTCGCCAAGGATCCCGACGAGCGCTATCAGACGGCGCAGGATCTCAAGAACGAGATGGTGGAGCTGCGCAAGGAAGTGCAGTCGGGGACGAGCGAACCCGCCCTGCCGGCCGCCACGGCGGCGCCGGCGGTGCGGCCGAAAGCCTCGCGTGGACTGCTGTTCGCGCTGGGCGCGGGCTTGGTCGGGGCAGCCCTCCTCGGCTACTTCCTGCTGCGCCCCGGAAACCCGGCCGGTGAATCCCCGGCACCGCCGGTCCTCCATGGAACCTTCACCCAGCTCACCGACCAACCCGGCGAAGAGGTATTCCCCAGCCTGTCGCCCGACGGACGGATGGTCGCTTACGCCTCACGCCCCGTCGGGAATTGGGACGTCTTCGTGCAGAGCATCTCCGGGCGCAATGCCATCAACCTGACGAAGGACTCGGCCGCCGATGACTCGCAGCCGGCCTTCTCGCCCGACGGGCAGAAGATCGCCTTCCGGTCCGACCGCGAAGGAGGCGGGATCTTCGTGATGGGGGTCTTGGGGGATTCCGTCGTGCGGCTGACCGACGAGGGCTACCGCCCCGCCTGGTCCCCGGACGGGAGCGAGATTGCCTATGAGCTCGAAAGGTGGGTCGATCCCCATGGCCGCAGCACCATCGACCCTCTTTGGGCCGTCAACGTCGAGACGCGCCAGAAGCGGAAGCTGTCGGACGGCGACGCGGTCCAGCCCGCCTGGTCGCCGCACGGCTCCCGCATCGCCTATTGGGCCGTGGTCGGAGCGAGCGGCCAGAGAGATCTCTACACGATCCCGGCGGTCGGCGGCCAGCCGGTGCGCGTCACCGAGGACGAGGCCCTCGACTGGAGCCCCGTCTGGTCCGCCGACGGGCGGTTCCTCTATTTCATCTCCGACCGCGACGGCAACATGAACGTCTGGCGCGTGCCGATCGATGAGAGCACCGGCAAGATCCGTGGCGCCTTCCAGCCCGTGACCCAGGCGGCCACCGGCACGGCCCGGGACCTCCGCGTCTCCGCCGACGGCAACCGGTTGGTCTACGGCTCCGCGGTGGTCCAGCAGAACATCCAGAGGTACTCCATGGATTCGCGCACCGAGAAGGTGACGGGCGATCCCGTCTGGATCACGCGCGGCTCCGAGAACGTCGCCTCCCCGGAGCCTTCGCCCGACGGAGAATGGGTGGCCTTCCATCTGGTTGGCAAGCAGGAGGACATCGTCATTTCACGCGCCGACGGCTCGGCGCGCCGGCAGCTCACCCACGATGCCGCCCGCGATCGGATGCCCCGCTGGTCCCCCGACGGCAAGAGAATTGCGTTCTATTCCGATCGGAGCGGATCCTACGAGATCTGGACAGTCAACCCCGACGGCAGCGGCCTGAGCCAGATCACCCAGGCCAAGACCATTACTTTGATGTTTCCGATCTGGTCCCCCGACGGCCAGAGGATCGCCTTCCGCTCCGGCAGCGAAGGCGTCGGCATCTTCGATCCAAACCGCCGGTGGACCGAGCAGAAGGTCGAGCCGCTGCCGCCTCACGGCATGGGCAAGGGAACCTTCGTCGCCTCGACCTGGTCCCCCGACGGCTCGAAGCTCGCCGGGGTCATCTACCGCGGCACCGATTACAACACCGGCGTCGTCGTCTACGACCTGACGTCCCGCAAGTATTCCCGGCTCACCGATTCCGGCAGCTTCCCCACTTGGCTGAACGACAGCCGCCGGCTGATCATGACCGATGGGGAGGACAGAGTTTTCCTCCTCGATTCGCAGACGAAATCGATCAAGCCGATCCTCTCGGTCGCCCCCGATCGCGTGGGGCCCTTCAGCCTGCGCCTCTCCCG
- a CDS encoding protein kinase, with amino-acid sequence MIGKTLNHYRVIEKLGSGGMSEVYLAEDTRLNRRVALKILPSDVASDAARRGRFEREAQAVAALNHPNIVTIYSVEDAEGLHYITMELIQGRTLAQMIPAKGLPLAKFFDLAVPIADAVSAAHKRGITHRDLKPDNIMLSDDGRIKILDFGLVKLTETAGEPVATNLPTNTLTSEGKILGTVAYMSPEQAEGKPVDQRSDIFSLGVVFYRMVTGRQPFQGDTRMSVLSSILRDTPASVTDLNPALPRHLGRIIKRCLAKNPDERYSTAQDLKNELAELRKEEQSGAGGPAAAAGTPVQPSSKILLTFALVGAGLLAGAAVIYFLMRPAGRAGESASAVVHGSFAQLTDEPGEELFPSLSPDGRMVAYSSRASGNWDVYVQSVSGRNAVNLTKDSTADDTQPAFSPDGQKIAFRSGRDGGGIFVMGVLGDSVVRITGEGYRPAWSPDGAEIAYEIERWANPAGRNTINPLWAINVETRQKRKITAGDAVQPAWSPHGWRIAYWGILGRTGQRDLWTIPAQGGNPVRVTEDSALDWNPVWSPDGRFLYFISDRDGNMNVWRVPIDEASGEVRGSFQPVTQGATGAARDLCLSADGKRLVYSSASNRQNILRYPIEPGSETVLGEPSWVTRGSEAVVNPDPSPDGEWVAYQTVVNQEDIFIVHPDGTGRRQLTHDAARDRTPRWSPDGKKIAFYSNRSGSYEIWTINPDSSDLSQLTASKISFVFPIWSPDGSRIYVSDPRGDGGGLISPNLSWREQKIERLPPHGMGDGSFVAWSWSPDGTKLAGIIFRGGKYNTGIVVYDYTTRKYTRVTDRGTLPTWLNDNRRLLTTDTASKVYLVDSQTNSIKPILSVAPDNVDIFSMRVSRDNHLYIVRIDRQSDLWMLTLQ; translated from the coding sequence TTGATCGGCAAGACCCTCAACCATTACCGCGTCATCGAGAAGCTGGGGAGCGGCGGGATGAGCGAGGTGTATCTCGCCGAAGACACCCGCCTGAACCGGCGCGTCGCCCTGAAGATTCTTCCCTCCGACGTGGCCTCGGACGCGGCGCGTCGCGGCCGCTTCGAGCGCGAAGCGCAAGCCGTCGCCGCCTTGAACCACCCCAACATCGTCACGATCTATTCGGTCGAGGATGCTGAAGGCCTCCACTACATCACGATGGAGCTGATCCAGGGGCGGACGCTGGCGCAGATGATCCCCGCGAAGGGGCTGCCGCTGGCTAAGTTCTTCGATCTCGCCGTCCCCATCGCCGACGCCGTCAGCGCCGCGCACAAACGCGGCATCACGCACCGCGACCTCAAGCCCGACAACATCATGCTCAGCGACGACGGGCGCATCAAGATCCTCGACTTCGGTCTGGTGAAGCTCACCGAAACGGCGGGCGAGCCGGTGGCGACGAACCTCCCGACCAACACCCTGACCTCCGAAGGGAAGATCCTGGGGACCGTGGCCTACATGTCCCCGGAGCAGGCCGAAGGCAAGCCGGTGGATCAGCGCTCCGACATCTTTTCCCTGGGCGTCGTCTTCTATCGGATGGTGACCGGCCGGCAGCCTTTCCAAGGCGACACGCGGATGTCGGTGCTCTCCTCGATCCTGCGCGATACGCCCGCCTCCGTCACCGACCTGAACCCGGCCCTTCCGCGCCACCTGGGCCGGATCATCAAGCGGTGCCTCGCCAAGAATCCCGACGAGCGCTACTCGACTGCCCAGGATCTCAAGAACGAGCTGGCGGAGCTGCGCAAGGAGGAGCAATCGGGAGCGGGGGGGCCGGCCGCCGCGGCGGGCACGCCGGTGCAGCCATCGAGCAAGATCCTTCTCACCTTCGCGCTCGTGGGCGCAGGCCTCCTCGCCGGAGCGGCGGTCATTTATTTTCTGATGCGCCCTGCCGGCCGCGCCGGAGAATCCGCGTCCGCTGTGGTCCATGGGAGCTTCGCGCAGCTCACCGATGAGCCCGGAGAAGAGCTGTTTCCTAGCCTGTCGCCCGACGGGAGGATGGTAGCCTATAGCTCCCGTGCCTCCGGCAACTGGGACGTCTATGTCCAGAGCGTCTCCGGCCGCAACGCCGTCAATCTGACGAAGGACTCGACCGCCGACGACACGCAGCCGGCCTTCTCTCCCGACGGCCAGAAGATCGCCTTCCGGTCCGGCCGCGACGGAGGCGGGATCTTCGTGATGGGAGTCCTGGGGGATTCCGTGGTGCGCATCACGGGCGAAGGTTATCGACCCGCCTGGTCGCCCGACGGCGCGGAGATCGCCTATGAGATCGAACGATGGGCCAACCCGGCCGGGCGCAACACCATCAACCCCCTTTGGGCGATCAACGTCGAAACGAGGCAGAAGCGGAAGATCACCGCCGGAGACGCGGTCCAGCCGGCGTGGTCGCCGCACGGCTGGCGCATCGCCTATTGGGGCATCCTCGGCAGGACCGGCCAGAGAGATCTCTGGACGATCCCCGCCCAGGGCGGAAATCCCGTCCGCGTCACTGAAGACTCGGCCCTCGACTGGAACCCCGTCTGGTCTCCTGACGGCCGCTTCCTCTATTTCATCTCGGATCGCGACGGAAACATGAATGTCTGGCGCGTTCCAATCGACGAGGCCAGCGGCGAAGTCCGAGGATCCTTCCAGCCCGTGACGCAGGGCGCGACCGGAGCCGCCCGGGATCTGTGCCTCTCCGCGGACGGCAAGCGGCTCGTCTATTCCTCCGCCTCCAACCGCCAGAACATCCTGCGGTACCCCATCGAGCCGGGATCGGAAACAGTGCTGGGCGAGCCCAGTTGGGTGACTCGCGGATCCGAAGCGGTCGTCAACCCGGACCCCTCTCCCGACGGAGAATGGGTCGCCTACCAGACTGTAGTGAACCAGGAGGATATCTTCATCGTGCATCCCGACGGCACAGGCCGCCGGCAGCTTACGCACGATGCCGCCCGCGATCGCACGCCGAGGTGGTCTCCCGACGGCAAGAAGATAGCGTTCTATTCCAATCGCAGCGGTTCTTACGAAATCTGGACCATCAATCCGGACAGCAGCGATCTGAGCCAGCTCACCGCCTCGAAGATTTCTTTCGTGTTCCCGATCTGGTCGCCCGACGGCTCGAGGATATACGTGAGCGACCCCCGGGGCGATGGAGGCGGACTCATCAGCCCGAACCTCTCGTGGCGCGAGCAGAAAATCGAGCGGCTGCCTCCGCACGGAATGGGGGATGGAAGCTTCGTCGCCTGGTCCTGGTCGCCGGATGGGACGAAGCTCGCCGGCATCATCTTCAGGGGAGGGAAATACAACACCGGCATCGTCGTCTATGACTATACGACCAGGAAGTACACCCGCGTCACCGATCGCGGGACACTTCCCACCTGGCTCAACGACAACCGCCGGCTGCTCACGACCGACACGGCGAGCAAAGTATACCTCGTCGATTCCCAGACGAATTCAATCAAGCCGATCCTCTCCGTGGCCCCGGACAACGTCGATATCTTCAGCATGCGGGTCAGCCGCGACAACCACCTCTACATCGTACGCATCGACCGCCAATCCGATCTCTGGATGCTGACGCTTCAATAA